The following are encoded in a window of Onthophagus taurus isolate NC chromosome 3, IU_Otau_3.0, whole genome shotgun sequence genomic DNA:
- the LOC139429440 gene encoding uncharacterized protein, which yields MYICRQKEERHINLLLVTNDSGNSHYCWIKNLSRLLSSQASQNGHEKYICDGCLVFFTSENKLIRHQSDDCSKVRAILPTTNLKINKYGNEEKENILQFENFERQLKIPFVVYADFEALQKPIADAEATELNDDNSYSVKCFKHEPYAFAYYIKCSYDESLSKFEIYRGCNAAQIFMSKLEHDVLNIYKNYLSQPKEMLPLPPIDRLIHEMQDICHICSHKIKEGNKVCDHDHLTGLYRGPAHAVCNINYQLPKFIPIFFHNLSNYDCHMFVKDMALKEEDVDVIAQNKEKYISFSKKIIVGENIDSKGKLRRVHMKLRFVDSFRFMALSLEKLGSFLEDNQCVQIRKYFRNEEQFRLIRQKGVFPYSFVDSFEKLNLTALPDRSSFYNTLCDDSITEENYCRAQTVWNLFNCRTLGEYSDIYLTSDVLLLADVFENFRTISMKYYSLDPCHYFTAPGFGWDALLRMTGVKLELLTDIDMLHFFKNGIRGGLSMCTKRSAKANNKLMMEFDETKDPSYILYLDATNLYGHAMRRKLPTGGFRWLSDEEIQKLDIYNTEDDSEKGYVFEVDLEYPEAIHDEHNDLPFCPERIVPPGSKNAKLIANLENKTKYIIHYVNLKQCIKFGLKLTKIYRVLEFKQSNWMRSYIDFNSDKRAKAKNEFEKNHYKAMNNIVYGKTMENVEKRVDIRLVTHWECRHKKPGVEALIAKPNFKSSKIFCDNLIAVQLNVAEVRYCKPLYVGFSILELSKTVMYSFFYDYLKVKYGNNITLLYTDTDSLILEITTPNVYEDIKENIEFFDTSNYPLENIHNIPRGRSVLGRMKDEYPNRCITSFVGTGAKAYCITLLNDNVKKAKGVKKYVIDKHLSVTDYKRVVECGGSVHKKMYIFKSEFHTMYTELKNKIALSSCDDKRYILPNGCNTLAWGHWLIKRLNANK from the coding sequence atgtatatatgtcgacaaaaagaagaaagacatataaatttattattggttaCAAATGATTCCGGGAATAGTCactattgttggataaaaaatctGTCTCGATTACTATCATCGCAAGCATCGCAGAATGGTCATGAAAAGTATATTTGCGACGGATGCTTGGTATTCTTTACgtcagaaaataaacttatccgTCATCAAAGTGACGATTGCAGCAAGGTAAGGGCAATtttaccaacaacaaatttgaaaataaataaatatggaaatgaagaaaaggaaaatatactacagttcgaaaattttgaacgacaattaaaaataccgtTCGTGGTGTATGCAGATTTTGAAGCATTACAGAAACCGATCGCCGATGCGGAAGCAACAGAACTTAACGATGATAATTCATACTCCgtcaaatgtttcaaacacgAACCTTATGCATTtgcatattatataaaatgttcataTGACGAATCATTGTCGAAGTTTGAAATATATCGCGGATGTAATGCTGCTCAAATTTTCATGAGCAAGTTGGAACATGACGTTctgaatatatacaaaaattatttaagccaACCAAAAGAAATGCTCCCATTACCACCTATTGATAGATTAATACATGAGATGCAGGATATCTGTCACATTTgttcgcacaaaataaaagaaggtaATAAAGTGTGCGATCATGATCACCTAACTGGGTTGTATAGAGGACCCGCACATGCTGTATGTaacatcaattatcaattaccaaaGTTCATACCGATATTCTTTCACAATCTTTCGAACTACGATTGTCATATGTTTGTGAAAGATATGGCgttaaaagaagaagacgtGGACGTTATAGCacagaataaagaaaagtatatatcattttcgaaaaaaattattgtaggAGAAAACATTGACAGCAAGGGAAAGCTAAGGCGGGTTCATATGAAATTGAGATTTGTGGATTCATTTAGGTTTATGGCTTTATCGCTAGAGAAGTTGGGTTCATTTTTGGAAGACAACCAATGCGTTcaaatcagaaaatattttaggaacGAAGAACAGTTTCGACTTATACGTCAGAAAGGAGTTTTTCCGTATTCCTTTGTGGATTCATTCGAAAAGCTGAATCTTACCGCTCTGCCAGATCGAAGTAGTTTTTACAATACTTTATGCGACGATAGTATAAccgaagaaaattattgtcgTGCACAAACGGTGTGGAACTTATTTAACTGTCGCACTTTAGGCGAATATAGCGACATTTATTTAACGTCTGACGTTTTACTTTTGGCGGACGTATTTGAGAATTTCCGAACCATCTCGATGAAGTATTACTCTTTAGATCCATGTCATTACTTCACAGCGCCGGGCTTCGGTTGGGATGCATTATTACGAATGACAGgggtaaaattagaattattaacggacatagacatgttacacttctttaaaaatggtattcgcGGTGGATTAAGTATGTGCACTAAACGCAGTGCGAAggctaacaataaattaatgatggaATTTGATGAAACCAAAGACCCATCTTATATTTTGTATCTCGACGCTACGAATTTGTATGGACACGCAATGAGACGAAAATTACCGACGGGGGGATTTCGATGGCTATCAGATGAAGAGATTCAAAAGTTAGATATTTACAATACGGAAGACGATTCCGAAAAGGGTTACGTGTTCGAGGTAGATTTAGAGTATCCGGAAGCAATACATGATGAACACAACGATTTGCCATTTTGTCCAGAACGGATTGTACCCCCAGgttcaaaaaatgcaaagttaatagcaaatttggaaaataaaacaaaatacatcatTCATTACGTGAATCTAAAGCAGTGTATCAAGTTCGGATTGAAACTAACGAAGATTTACAGAGtattagaatttaaacaatccaaCTGGATGCGGAGCTACATCGATTTCAATTCCGATAAACGTGCGAAAGCtaagaatgaatttgaaaaaaatcattacaaagcaATGAATAACATCGTATACGGTAAGACAatggaaaatgtggaaaagcGAGTGGATATAAGACTAGTTACCCACTGGGAATGTCGTCATAAGAAACCGGGCGTGGAAGCCCTAATagctaaaccaaattttaaatcttcgaaaatattttgcgaTAATTTGATAGCCGTTCAATTGAACGTCGCGGAAGTTCGTTATTGCAAACCGCTGTATGTGGGTTTCAGTATATTAGAGCTTTCGAAAACCGTAATGTACAGCTTCTTCTATGAttacttaaaagttaaatatggaaataacatAACACTTTTATACACCGATACTGATTCCCTAATCCTAGAAATTACTACTCCCAATGTATAtgaggatataaaagaaaatattgaattttttgacaCGTCCAATTATCCGTTAGAGAATATACACAATATACCTCGCGGTCGATCTGTGTTGGGAAGAATGAAAGATGAATATCCAAACAGGTGCATAACGTCATTTGTTGGAACAGGAGCTAAGGCGTACTGCATCACCTTGTTGAATGATAATGTAAAGAAGGCTAAAGGAGTAAAGaaatatgttatagataaacaTTTAAGCGTGACCGATTATAAACGTGTGGTTGAATGTGGCGGATcggttcataaaaaaatgtacatttttaagtcAGAATTTCATACTATGTATAccgaattaaagaataaaattgctcTTTCATCGTGCGATGATAAACGATACATATTACCGAACGGATGTAATACTTTGGCGTGGGGTCATTGgttgataaaaagattgaatgcgaataaatga